The DNA window TGCGGGTATCCCCGGTGAAGGAGAAAGAAGGAACCGAGGACATGATCGGCACCATGCCCGGTATCCCCACCGGCTGAACAGCCTAAGTAACGCCTAGAGCGGAAGAGCCTCCCTCGGGGGGCTCTTCCCTTCTCCAAACCAGAGGGATCATCAAACATGAGTTCAGTAACGAAACCGGCCGCAGATGTCCGCTGGATCGTCCTGGCGTGCGAGGCGGGGATGGGTTCGAGCCTCATGGTCACGAACTTCCTGAAGAAGAAGGTCAAGAAGGCCAAGCTCGACATCAAGGTCACCCACTCTCCGGTCCACGACATACCGACCGGCGCCGACGTGGTGGTCACCCACGCCGGCCTGGCCGATCGTGTAAAGCAGGTCGCCCCCGGGGCGGCCGTGGTCGCGTTCCGTTCATTCCTGAACGACCCGGCGCTGGTCAAGCTGGTCGCCGATCTATCCGCGGGCGCGGACGTCGAAGGGATCTGAGAGCAGGGCGGAGGCGCGTATGGAGTCTGTGACGACCGTCGAGGCGATCACCCTCGGCGAGCGAGAGAGCACCCGTGAACAGGCCATCGAGCGCGTGTCGGGGATGTTGTCGGACCTGGGCGCCGTGGAGGCCGGGTACGGGGAGTCGATGCTGGCCCGAGAAGGCGTGATCTCGACCTACCTGGGCAACGGGATCGCGCTGCCCCATTGCACCTACGAGGACCGGGGCCTCATCAAACGGACCGCTCTCGTCCTCGCCCAGTACCCGGACGGCGTGCCATGGGGCGACGAGGAAGATGTCGCCTACCTCGTGTTCGGGCTGGCGGCGGTGGGCGACGAGCACCTGGCCGTCATGTCGCACCTGGCCGAGGTTCTTGACGACGAGGAGTTGTGCGACCGGCTGGCCGTAACCACCGATGAAGCCTTCGTCCGGGAGACCCTGGCCGCACCCACGGAATGACCGGACGGCGGGTCACGGTATTCGGCGCCGGCAACATCGGCCGCGGCCTGATCGGATGGCTGTTCGGTCGGGCCGGCTGGGAAGTGGTATTCGTCGACATCTTTCCGGAGCTGGTCGATCTCCTGAACAGTGAGGGTTCGTACCAGGTCGTCGAGGTGGGTCAAGCGGGGCGCTCTACGGTGACGATCGGCCGGGTGAGCGCCGTCGCGGGGACCGACACGGATCGGGCGGTGCGCGCCACCTCCTCGGCCGATGCGGTGTGCACGGCCGTGGGCGTCGGAGCGCTCGGCAAGGTCGCTCCCGTTATCGCCGCCGCCCTGGCGCAGGACGGCAGCAGGGTCCGCAACGTGCTGGCCTGCGAGAACGCCGATCCCAACACCGGGCTGCTCCGGGACCTCATGTCGAGCGGATCGAGCCGCATCCCGGCCGGAGTGGGCTTCCCGGAGACCATGGTGGACCGGCTGGTACCCGGCGCCACCGGCGAGGGGCTGGCCGTCGAGGTGGAGTCCGGGTTCGACTTCAAGATCGCCGCGGAAGGCTGGGTCGGAGAACCGCCCGCGGTCGAAGGCTTCGAGCTGGTGTCCGACCTGGTGCTTCACCGGAAGAAGAAACTCTGGCTGGTCAACGGGCTCCATGCCGCTGCAGCCTTCCTGGGTCTGCGAGCCGGGCACGACTCGATCGCAGAGGCCGTCTCGGACCCCACGATCCGGAACCGTCTCGAGGAGATGGTCGAAACCATGGCCGGGGTGCTGGCAGCCGAGTTCGGCCATCGCAGCGGCGCCGAGCTGACCGGCTACGGACGCTCCAACCTGGATCGGTTCGCCGTCGGCGCCCTCACGGATCCGGTACGTCGCGTGGCGCGCCACCCTCTCCGGAAGCTGGGGCCTGACGAGCGCCTGGTGGGCCCGGCCCGGGAGGCGGCGCGGATGGGTCTTCCGACCGGCGCCCTGTGTGAGGCCATCGCCGCCGGGCTCTCGCTGGACGACGCCGGGGTACCCGGGATCGAGGAGCTGCGCGATGCCCTTGCCCGCGGCGGGTGGCAGTCCGTCGTCCGTCTCGAACCCGAGGACGTACCCCTCCTCCGGATGCTCGAGCACCGGGTAGGCGGATGAACCCCGGCTACGGTCTATATTCGTTACGCGACCGGTAGGGATGAACATGGCCCCCATGAACCACGAACAGTTGTGCCAGGCGATGGTCAGCAAGCTCGCCGCGGAGCCGGACCCGTCCGGCCAGGCCGACCTGATCTGCTCCAAGGGGGCTCTGGGGATCGCCGCCGACCGCAAACAGATCAAGAAGACCGTCAAGCGGCTGCGGTCCATCGAGGACTACCGGTTCCTGGTGATTAACCGCGGGGACCTCTTCGCGGCCAATCCGGCCACCATCGGCACCAAGATCGGCATCCTCGACGAGAACGGCGCCCTCCTCAAGGCCGCCGACATCCCCCGCCGTCGTTAGCGGCCTGCGACCCCGTTGTCCGAGGCCGATCTGCCGGTAGCCGTGGAGGCGGCCCGCGCGGGGGCGGCGGAGGTCGCATCCGGTGTGGACCGGCGGGTGGAGGTTCGATACAAGGCCGACGCCGATCCCGTCACTGAGGTGGATCATCGCTCGGAGTCAGCCATCCTCTACGTGATCTCCCGGCGCCGGCCGCGAGACCCGGTGTTGGGCGAGGAACGGGGCGGGCGCCTCCCCGAGGACGGCCGGGTGTGGCTGGTCGACCCTTTGGACGGCACCACCAACTTCGTGCACGGCTTCCCATGGGTCAGCGTTTCGGTGGCGCTCTGGATCGACAACGCCCCTGCGGTCGGGGTGGTGCTGGACGTGATCACCGGCGACGAGTACACGGCGGTGGCTGGAGGCGGCGCCCGCGCCAACGGATCGCCCATCGCGGTGAGCTCCGTGGAGGACCTCGGCGAGGCGTTGATCGTCACCGGCTTCCCCTACGAACGGCGAGAACGGCTCGAGGTCTGCGATACCCGCTTCCGCCGGGTGCTGGGTACGGCCCAGGGCGTCCGGCGCCTGGGTGCGGCGTCCCTAGACATGTGCATGGTGGCGCGCGGGCGGATGGACGGGTACTGGGAGGAGGACCTGCCGCCGTGGGACATGGGTGCCGGCACCCTCCTCGTGACCGAGGCCGGTGGAACGGTGACCGACCGATCAGGCCGGCCGGTCGCCGCTTCCGGCGGGTTCGTGGTCGCCAGCAACGGACGCATCCACCACCAGTTTCTGGACACGCTGGGCGAGCCGAGCCCCTCCGAACGGCTACCGTGAGCGTTGTATGGAGAAGATGAGCACGTCAGGACCATTACCGTGATCGAGCGCACCGGGATCGGCGCCTCCCCGGGTGTCGCGATCGGCCCCGCCTACCTCCATGTCTCGCAATTGCCCGACGTCACCCGTCGCCGGGTGGAGGATCACGCCGTAGAGGTGGAAAGGTTCCTCCGCGCCGTAGCCTCCGTCGGGACCAGGCTGTCCGACCTGGCGGCGACCCACGGCGAGGGGTCGGATGAGGCAGAGGTAATCGGGGCGCACCTCCTGCTGCTCGAGGATCCCGAGTTCACCGGGGAGATCCGCGACCGCATCGAGTCGGAGTCCGTGTGCGCCGAGGCGGCGGTATCCGAGGTGACCGAGGAGTCGGCAGGAATGCTGGAGTCGCTCGATGACGAGTACCTGGCCGCTCGCGGCGCCGACGTTCGCGACGTCGGCACGCAACTCCTCAGGTCCGTGCTCGGCCTGCCCCTCGAGACCTGGGAGGCCCTGGAAGTCCCGTCGGTGCTGGTCTCGCAGGACTTCTTCCCCTCGGAGACGGCCACCATCCCACCGGGAATGGCCCTCGGCCTCTGCACGGAGGAAGGGAGCGCCACTTCCCACATCGCGGTCTTCGCCAGGGGAATGGGGCTTCC is part of the bacterium genome and encodes:
- a CDS encoding PTS lactose transporter subunit IIB produces the protein MSSVTKPAADVRWIVLACEAGMGSSLMVTNFLKKKVKKAKLDIKVTHSPVHDIPTGADVVVTHAGLADRVKQVAPGAAVVAFRSFLNDPALVKLVADLSAGADVEGI
- a CDS encoding PTS sugar transporter subunit IIA, encoding MESVTTVEAITLGERESTREQAIERVSGMLSDLGAVEAGYGESMLAREGVISTYLGNGIALPHCTYEDRGLIKRTALVLAQYPDGVPWGDEEDVAYLVFGLAAVGDEHLAVMSHLAEVLDDEELCDRLAVTTDEAFVRETLAAPTE
- a CDS encoding mannitol-1-phosphate 5-dehydrogenase translates to MTGRRVTVFGAGNIGRGLIGWLFGRAGWEVVFVDIFPELVDLLNSEGSYQVVEVGQAGRSTVTIGRVSAVAGTDTDRAVRATSSADAVCTAVGVGALGKVAPVIAAALAQDGSRVRNVLACENADPNTGLLRDLMSSGSSRIPAGVGFPETMVDRLVPGATGEGLAVEVESGFDFKIAAEGWVGEPPAVEGFELVSDLVLHRKKKLWLVNGLHAAAAFLGLRAGHDSIAEAVSDPTIRNRLEEMVETMAGVLAAEFGHRSGAELTGYGRSNLDRFAVGALTDPVRRVARHPLRKLGPDERLVGPAREAARMGLPTGALCEAIAAGLSLDDAGVPGIEELRDALARGGWQSVVRLEPEDVPLLRMLEHRVGG
- a CDS encoding inositol monophosphatase family protein translates to MSEADLPVAVEAARAGAAEVASGVDRRVEVRYKADADPVTEVDHRSESAILYVISRRRPRDPVLGEERGGRLPEDGRVWLVDPLDGTTNFVHGFPWVSVSVALWIDNAPAVGVVLDVITGDEYTAVAGGGARANGSPIAVSSVEDLGEALIVTGFPYERRERLEVCDTRFRRVLGTAQGVRRLGAASLDMCMVARGRMDGYWEEDLPPWDMGAGTLLVTEAGGTVTDRSGRPVAASGGFVVASNGRIHHQFLDTLGEPSPSERLP
- a CDS encoding PEP-utilizing enzyme; translated protein: MIERTGIGASPGVAIGPAYLHVSQLPDVTRRRVEDHAVEVERFLRAVASVGTRLSDLAATHGEGSDEAEVIGAHLLLLEDPEFTGEIRDRIESESVCAEAAVSEVTEESAGMLESLDDEYLAARGADVRDVGTQLLRSVLGLPLETWEALEVPSVLVSQDFFPSETATIPPGMALGLCTEEGSATSHIAVFARGMGLPAVVGVDLPTTEPGTLIALDGETGQVYVDPTETVVRTLRDRQEEQRKARASAADRSRQPALTRDGTRIEVAANIGSDTDASRAVEAGAEGVGLFRTEFLFLDRTRPISEEEQYEAYRTVLGAFGDH